Genomic DNA from Providencia sp. PROV188:
GCTCTAAACCGTCTTGCATGATAACCGCAACTTCGTAAGCGTAAGCTGGGTCATAAGAAATACAGTTAGGGATAGTCAGTGATTGAATATGGCTATGACCATCTTCGTGCTGTAAGCCTTCACCGTTTAGTGTTGTACGACCAGAAGTACCACCAATCAGGAAGCCACGAGCTTGTTGGTCACCTGCTGCCCACATTAAGTCACCAATACGTTGGAAACCAAACATAGAGTAGTAGATATAGAATGGGATCATAGGCAGGTTGTTAGTGCTGTATGATGTTGCAGCCGCTAACCATGAAGAACCTGCGCCCAGTTCGTTGATACCTTCTTGCAGGATCTGACCTTTAGAGTCTTCTTTATAGTAAGCAACTTGCTCACAATCTTGCGGTGTATATTGCTGACCTTTCGGGCTATAGATACCAATTTGACGGAATAGACCTTCCATACCGAAAGTACGTGCTTCGTCAGCAATAATTGGTACTAAACGCTCTTTGATTGAGTTGTTTTTCAACATGACATTCAGTGCGCGAACGAATGCAATTGTTGTTGAAATCTCTTTAGATTGTTCTTCCAGTAATTGACTAAAATCTGACAGAGCTGGAATTTCCAGTTTTTCATCAAATTTAGCGCGACGAGCTGGTAAGTAACCACCCAGAGCTTGGCGACGTTCGTGCAGATATTTGTATTCTTCAGAATCTTTATCGAAAGTGATTAATGGCAGTTTTTCGATTTGATCATCAGCAACTGGCACATTGAACTGATCACGGAAGTGGCGAACGCCGTCCATGTTCATTTTCTTAACTTGGTGAGCAATGTTTTTACCTTCTGCTGTTTCACCCATACCATAGCCTTTGATGGTTTGAGCTAAAATAACAGTTGGTTTGCCCTTGGTTTCTTGTGCTTTTTTAAATGCTGCATATACTTTCTTCGGATCGTGACCACCACGGTTCAGCGCCCAAATTTCGTCATCAGTCATATCTTTCACTAATGCAGCCGTTTCTGGATAACGGTTGAAGAAGTGTTCACGTACGTATGCACCATCGCGTGATTTAAATGTTTGATAGTCACCGTCAAGGGTTTCGTTCATCAATTGAACCAGTTTGCCGGTTGTATCTTTACGCAGCAGTTCATCCCAACGGTCGCCCCACATAACTTTGATAACTTGCCAGCCAGCACCACTGAAGATGCCTTCTAATTCGTTAACGATTTTACCGTTACCTGTTACTGGGCCATCAAGACGTTGCAGGTTACAGTTAATAACGAAGACTAAGTTATCTAACTTATCGCGAGTTGCGATAGTAATTGCACCTTTAGATTCTGGCTCATCCATCTCACCATCACCTAAGAACGCATA
This window encodes:
- the aceE gene encoding pyruvate dehydrogenase (acetyl-transferring), homodimeric type, giving the protein MSDMLKNDVDPIETRDWLQAIESVIREEGVDRAQFIIEQVLSEARKGGVNIAAGASGSSDYINTIAVEDEPAYPGNMDLERRIRSAIRWNAVMTVLRASKKDLELGGHMASFQSSATLYEVCFNHFFRAHNNNDGGDLVFFQGHISPGIYARAFLEGRLTEEQMNNFRQEIGGNGLSSYPHPKLMPDFWQFPTVSMGLGPINAIYQAKFLKYLDNRGLKDTSAQRVYAFLGDGEMDEPESKGAITIATRDKLDNLVFVINCNLQRLDGPVTGNGKIVNELEGIFSGAGWQVIKVMWGDRWDELLRKDTTGKLVQLMNETLDGDYQTFKSRDGAYVREHFFNRYPETAALVKDMTDDEIWALNRGGHDPKKVYAAFKKAQETKGKPTVILAQTIKGYGMGETAEGKNIAHQVKKMNMDGVRHFRDQFNVPVADDQIEKLPLITFDKDSEEYKYLHERRQALGGYLPARRAKFDEKLEIPALSDFSQLLEEQSKEISTTIAFVRALNVMLKNNSIKERLVPIIADEARTFGMEGLFRQIGIYSPKGQQYTPQDCEQVAYYKEDSKGQILQEGINELGAGSSWLAAATSYSTNNLPMIPFYIYYSMFGFQRIGDLMWAAGDQQARGFLIGGTSGRTTLNGEGLQHEDGHSHIQSLTIPNCISYDPAYAYEVAVIMQDGLERMYGEKQENVYYYITTLNENYHMHAMPEGVEEGIRKGIYKLASVEGSKGKVQLLGSGSMMRHVREAADILAAEYGIGSDVYSVTSFTELARDGQDCERWNMLHPSATPRVPYVAQVMNDAPAVASTDYMKLFAEQIRTYVPASEYRVLGTDGFGRSDSRENLRHHFEVDTTYVIVAALGELAKRGEIDVKVVEEAIKKYNINPDKVNPRLA